From Poecile atricapillus isolate bPoeAtr1 chromosome Z, bPoeAtr1.hap1, whole genome shotgun sequence, one genomic window encodes:
- the LOC131573503 gene encoding secreted frizzled-related protein 2-like, translating into MLLTAKILVFAMNGFLRVATGLDIGLSTKCIAIPKEMGMCHKIGYSEMRLPNLMGHTSMAEVILKSTTWQHLVHTDCHPHVRTFLCSLFAPICLDTFIHPCRSMCAAVRDSCAPVLLCHGHPWPASLDCDRFPGDEDMCLAPLTKDYKYLHKVLPKPTCQTCPTVEEFFTHKRVLEVFCDSNFAVKVKLSKKRTAFEDQEYNIECQVEFITQGSLLPYETQSMIQQWLLINEKCIERMSPTHRPMVYLLVGNIEEGIILVKQVYRWQRKDSQLTLATQKWRYHKCL; encoded by the exons ATGTTATTGACTGCAAAAATCCTTGTTTTTGCCATGAATGGTTTCCTAAGAGTGGCAACAGGCTTGGACATTGGATTATCCACAAAATGCATAGCGATACCCAAGGAGATGGGCATGTGCCACAAGATTGGATACTCTGAAATGAGACTTCCCAACCTGATGGGACACACAAGCATGGCAGAGGTTATCCTAAAATCCACCACCTGGCAGCACCTTGTACACACAGACTGTCACCCTCACGTGAGGACATTCCTGTGCTCCCTGTTTGCACCCATCTGTTTAGATAC GTTCATCCATCCTTGCAGGAGTATGTGTGCTGCTGTCCGGGACAGCTGTGCCCCCGtgctcctctgccatgggcaccCCTGGCCTGCCAGCCTGGACTGCGACCGATTCCCTGGAGACGAGGACATGTGCCTGGCACCTCTTACCAAGGACTATAAATACTTGCACAAAG TCCTACCAAAGCCTACCTGCCAGACGTGCCCAACAGTAGAGGAATTCTTTACACACAAAAGAGTTCTTGAAGTTTTCTGTGACAGTAACTTTG CAGTGAAAGTAAAGCTGTCCAAGAAGAGAACAGCATTTGAGGACCAAGAGTATAACATTGAATGCCAGGTGGAATTCATTACCCAGGGCTCACTCTTGCCCTATGAAACTCAGAGTATGATACAACAGTGGCTGctaattaatgaaaaatgtatAGAGAGGATGTCTCCAACCCACCGTCCCATGGTGTATCTCCTTGTGGGGAATATTGAGGAGGGCATCATTTTAGTAAAACAGGTTTATCGCTGGCAGAGGAAGGACTCCCAGCTGACTTTGGCCACTCAGAAGTGGAGATACCATAAATGCTTGTAA